The following proteins come from a genomic window of Chryseobacterium glaciei:
- a CDS encoding RsiV family protein codes for MKNTGIILVALLLLMFFSCKEIGFKNKHIQSTIPVNFTIDSVIEEDFTKLLDSITVKYSSQLLVFPTLKDQELLHTIYAKEDIQDFSKEGLKKYLEVKKNELYTKLKGVNKLVHLKHLQKWEKTSQMNLKFNKNEYLHIQYYESMFVGGVCNYYNYSEKVFDLNENKKLTLQDITSIPKDKLSEILSNNIDKTTMMQQMKKYDVEEYNALLLEKIPITENFYFDENNLYFHYNKDEIKKGYSIGDIIIPVSWNDLSGTLNLEFKDRMMIK; via the coding sequence ATGAAAAATACAGGTATTATTTTGGTCGCTTTATTACTTCTAATGTTTTTCTCCTGTAAAGAGATTGGCTTTAAAAATAAACATATACAGTCTACTATTCCTGTAAATTTTACTATTGATTCTGTTATAGAAGAAGATTTTACAAAACTTCTAGACTCCATTACAGTGAAATATTCATCACAATTATTGGTATTCCCAACATTGAAAGATCAAGAACTACTTCATACTATTTATGCAAAAGAGGATATTCAAGATTTTTCTAAAGAAGGTTTGAAAAAATATTTGGAAGTAAAAAAGAACGAATTATATACAAAACTTAAAGGGGTAAATAAATTAGTTCATCTAAAACACTTGCAAAAGTGGGAAAAAACCTCTCAAATGAATCTTAAGTTTAATAAAAATGAATATCTGCATATCCAATATTATGAAAGTATGTTCGTTGGCGGTGTGTGTAATTATTATAATTATTCAGAAAAGGTTTTTGACCTCAATGAAAATAAAAAATTAACACTTCAGGACATTACGTCTATTCCGAAAGACAAACTTTCCGAGATATTAAGTAATAATATTGATAAAACAACCATGATGCAACAGATGAAAAAATATGATGTAGAAGAGTATAATGCATTGTTACTTGAAAAGATTCCGATAACGGAAAACTTTTATTTCGATGAAAATAATCTATATTTTCACTATAATAAGGATGAAATTAAAAAAGGATATTCAATCGGCGACATTATAATTCCTGTTTCTTGGAATGATTTGAGTGGAACTTTGAACCTCGAGTTTAAAGACCGAATGATGATCAAATAA
- a CDS encoding RsiV family protein — protein MKNTIAVLALSSFFIFSACKKTETTNTADEKTEVPQPEKFTVDSVKVNDSIKLSDSLQLKYTSKMLIFPSIKDEKLLDSIYFVNKNTKDFSKNGIEALLKKEKDEFYSSIKKNSEDFISDIKYSQEWYTSSSMNLKSNVNDFMHIQYIWGSYEGGAHDNYGFNERVFDLKNSKKVELKDITSMLKNKLETLLMKNINKINSGTTDENGKVNNSEMLLVDVIPATNNFYFDDKNLYFHYSPYEITAFAAGDIIIPISWGELSGTLSPEFKNRMKIK, from the coding sequence ATGAAAAATACAATTGCTGTCTTAGCATTATCTTCTTTCTTTATTTTTTCGGCTTGTAAAAAAACGGAAACGACGAATACTGCAGACGAAAAAACAGAAGTTCCTCAACCTGAAAAATTTACTGTTGATTCCGTAAAAGTGAATGATTCCATAAAGCTTAGTGATTCTTTACAGTTAAAATATACTTCAAAAATGCTGATTTTTCCATCCATTAAAGATGAAAAATTATTAGACAGTATTTATTTTGTAAATAAAAATACTAAGGATTTCTCTAAAAATGGGATAGAAGCTTTATTGAAAAAAGAGAAAGACGAATTTTATAGTTCTATTAAAAAAAACTCGGAAGACTTTATTTCGGATATAAAATACTCTCAGGAATGGTACACAAGTTCTTCTATGAATCTTAAATCTAACGTTAATGATTTCATGCATATTCAATACATCTGGGGTTCGTACGAAGGTGGAGCGCACGATAATTATGGCTTTAACGAAAGGGTTTTCGATCTAAAAAACAGCAAAAAAGTTGAGCTGAAAGATATTACTTCAATGCTAAAAAATAAGCTTGAGACATTATTAATGAAAAATATCAATAAAATAAATAGTGGTACAACGGATGAAAACGGGAAAGTTAATAATTCTGAAATGCTTTTAGTAGATGTGATTCCGGCAACCAATAACTTTTATTTTGATGATAAAAACCTATACTTTCATTACAGTCCTTATGAAATAACCGCTTTTGCAGCAGGGGATATTATCATCCCGATTTCATGGGGAGAGTTGAGCGGAACTTTAAGCCCAGAATTCAAAAACAGAATGAAAATCAAATAA
- a CDS encoding transglutaminase-like domain-containing protein gives MKKIFLIAFCSINFIFIDAQKHEFLAPPKFNDADLSKQKSALDENAPAEILYKSQHFMIDVVTGDLHKKAFYRVKIYDKDKAEDWLNLEIPLYKNGSSEERLNKIKAFTYNLENGVVVPIKVEKSSKYKSKESKYLTINKFAFPNVKNGSVIEYQYEVISPFLFAIPEVLIEGDTPSMYTEYVLDNPLNISYNINYTGSLTPKYRIVEDRNLYGTQYRTYRFGYENLKGFKAEKFVKNDRNYRTKLSAELNSTNFSQLKLYSSSWEQIKDRLYENEDFGGELKRSKLAKENMPAGISNLKNDTEKADAIFNYVKNTFTWNNDRGIYTEDGIKKLLETKTGNAAEINLFLVMMLREAGIKADPVLISTVNNGLINLTSPNVSNMNFVIVAIETKDGLHIYDATAKQSSMDQLPPRDWNNFGILLTKDKVKQIQMVNAKPSFTYLTANAKINEDGSISGTYSDKDTGTYAMFAKESYDDNSDKYKKQYKENFAIDFTGIDSKVLESGDFESTMKFSSDNLIDRVGKKMIINPMLFLNKNSNEFDQTEQRKYTIDFISPYTRVKKVVLEIPEGYTIEELPQSKKIVTEDKEIAYSYMIEQKGNTLEIVSTTTVGSADYPKEYYPAFKQIWGVASKSENQVISLVKK, from the coding sequence ATGAAAAAAATATTCTTAATTGCTTTTTGCTCAATAAATTTTATTTTTATTGATGCTCAAAAGCATGAATTTCTAGCCCCTCCAAAGTTCAATGACGCAGATTTATCGAAGCAAAAATCAGCTTTAGACGAAAATGCTCCTGCAGAAATTTTATATAAATCTCAACATTTTATGATTGATGTTGTTACGGGAGATCTTCATAAAAAAGCTTTTTACAGAGTAAAAATCTATGATAAAGATAAGGCTGAAGATTGGTTGAATCTTGAAATTCCACTTTACAAAAACGGGAGTAGCGAAGAAAGATTGAATAAAATAAAAGCGTTTACTTATAATCTAGAGAACGGAGTTGTTGTACCAATTAAAGTTGAGAAAAGCTCAAAATATAAGAGTAAGGAGAGCAAATATCTTACAATCAACAAATTTGCATTCCCAAATGTGAAAAATGGCTCTGTGATTGAGTATCAATATGAAGTTATTTCACCATTTTTGTTTGCTATCCCTGAAGTATTGATAGAAGGTGATACGCCTTCAATGTATACAGAATATGTTTTGGATAATCCCTTAAACATTTCATATAACATCAATTATACAGGTTCTCTAACTCCAAAATATAGAATAGTTGAAGATAGAAACTTATATGGGACTCAATACAGAACGTATAGATTTGGATATGAGAATTTGAAAGGTTTTAAGGCTGAAAAATTTGTTAAAAATGACAGAAATTATAGAACAAAATTAAGCGCAGAATTAAATTCAACCAATTTTAGTCAATTAAAACTTTATTCTTCATCTTGGGAGCAGATCAAAGATAGGCTGTATGAAAATGAAGATTTTGGTGGAGAGCTTAAAAGATCAAAACTGGCAAAAGAAAACATGCCGGCCGGAATTTCAAACTTAAAAAACGATACAGAAAAAGCAGATGCTATTTTTAATTATGTGAAAAATACTTTTACATGGAATAATGACAGAGGTATTTACACAGAAGATGGAATCAAAAAGCTTTTAGAAACTAAAACAGGAAACGCCGCGGAAATTAATCTTTTTCTGGTTATGATGCTTCGTGAAGCGGGAATTAAAGCAGATCCGGTTCTTATTTCTACGGTAAATAACGGGTTGATCAATCTTACGTCTCCCAACGTTTCCAATATGAATTTTGTTATCGTTGCTATCGAAACAAAAGATGGTTTACATATTTATGATGCTACAGCTAAACAATCATCTATGGATCAGCTGCCTCCAAGAGACTGGAATAATTTCGGGATCTTACTAACAAAAGACAAGGTAAAGCAGATACAAATGGTAAACGCTAAACCTAGTTTTACTTATCTTACGGCCAACGCGAAGATCAATGAAGACGGAAGCATTTCAGGAACGTATTCTGATAAAGATACCGGAACTTACGCGATGTTTGCAAAGGAAAGTTATGATGATAATAGTGATAAATACAAAAAACAGTACAAAGAAAATTTTGCAATAGATTTTACAGGAATTGATTCTAAAGTGCTTGAAAGTGGTGATTTTGAAAGTACTATGAAATTCTCTTCGGATAATCTTATTGATAGAGTCGGGAAGAAAATGATCATCAACCCGATGTTGTTTTTAAACAAAAACTCAAATGAGTTTGATCAGACGGAACAAAGAAAATATACAATCGATTTTATTTCTCCTTACACGAGAGTGAAAAAAGTTGTCTTAGAAATTCCTGAAGGATATACAATTGAAGAACTTCCACAGAGTAAAAAGATTGTTACCGAAGACAAAGAAATTGCATACAGTTATATGATTGAACAAAAAGGTAATACACTTGAAATCGTTTCAACAACAACTGTTGGAAGTGCAGATTATCCTAAAGAATATTATCCTGCATTTAAGCAAATTTGGGGTGTAGCTTCAAAAAGTGAAAATCAGGTTATAAGCTTGGTTAAGAAATAA
- a CDS encoding DUF3857 domain-containing protein gives MMKILCIGACSIASLYYAQTYPASAIPENLKKNADVVVRKDFTTIQINKIDDIKYQYNKALTVLNKDGDEKAVVNIAYEKGDQISDVKVIVYDESGKKIKSYSKSDFGDYANNSQGVFYSDSRFLSLTYTPVQYPYTVEYSYQITDENTVFIPDFTPFSSTNTSVEEKQFKIINKSGIDLRTKIYPSKYNYASVIENNNGTEKVYTYKNVPAIDEINLLPQPEKILPKVSFSLAKFNLEGKQGNLTTWSDFGSWYYNSILEPVSVSTPTIKAEVAGLNLQGSTEEKVKKLYQYMQAKTRYIFVALGIGGWQPMLPDEVHKKGYGDCKGLTNYMKTLLDEAGIPSYYSVINSSSSDISFDPDFPKMGGNHAILMVPTEKGNIWLENTSQQMAFNHLSYNTTDRNVLSIKKNGIELINTPASSAEKNREKQILKVKLNEDNSLTGVGEFVYTGSQYDYNVGFANLSPKEKNEAIKKRLDVLNCEKIEMKNFVNDRDNAFATYNIDFKANNYSKNAGSSVIFRAVPIFTNSIYKTEENRELPFEIGQSFEDEFEINFTIPNSFKIDEVPNDVNLISEFGTYKLSFIKNGSELKVSRKIRVNKGVFPKEKYNDYINFRKKTISNDNSKILITKI, from the coding sequence ATGATGAAAATACTTTGTATTGGGGCGTGTTCTATAGCTTCCCTTTACTACGCACAAACTTACCCTGCTTCGGCAATCCCTGAGAATTTAAAGAAAAATGCAGATGTTGTGGTTCGAAAAGACTTTACAACAATTCAGATCAATAAAATTGATGATATAAAATATCAGTACAACAAGGCTTTAACAGTCCTTAATAAAGACGGAGATGAAAAAGCGGTTGTGAATATCGCGTATGAGAAAGGGGATCAAATCTCTGATGTTAAAGTAATCGTTTATGATGAGTCGGGTAAGAAAATTAAATCATATTCAAAATCCGATTTTGGTGATTATGCCAATAATTCACAAGGAGTTTTCTATTCTGATAGTAGATTTTTAAGTTTAACTTATACTCCCGTTCAATATCCATACACGGTAGAATATTCTTATCAAATTACTGATGAAAACACCGTTTTTATTCCTGATTTTACACCTTTTTCAAGCACCAATACATCCGTTGAAGAAAAGCAGTTTAAGATTATAAATAAATCAGGGATTGATCTAAGAACAAAAATTTACCCTTCAAAATATAATTACGCTTCAGTAATTGAAAATAATAACGGAACAGAAAAAGTCTATACCTATAAAAATGTTCCTGCAATTGATGAAATTAATTTACTGCCTCAACCAGAAAAAATATTACCGAAAGTAAGTTTTTCATTGGCTAAATTTAATCTTGAAGGCAAACAAGGAAATCTTACAACCTGGTCAGACTTCGGTTCTTGGTATTACAACAGTATCTTAGAGCCTGTTTCTGTTTCTACACCAACGATTAAAGCTGAGGTTGCAGGCCTTAATTTACAAGGTTCTACGGAAGAGAAAGTAAAAAAGCTTTATCAGTATATGCAGGCAAAAACAAGATACATATTTGTTGCATTAGGAATTGGGGGGTGGCAGCCGATGCTTCCTGATGAGGTTCATAAAAAAGGATACGGAGACTGTAAAGGTCTTACCAATTACATGAAAACGCTTCTTGATGAGGCCGGTATTCCATCTTATTATTCGGTGATTAATTCGAGTTCTTCTGATATTTCTTTCGATCCTGATTTTCCTAAAATGGGTGGAAATCATGCTATTTTAATGGTTCCTACAGAAAAAGGAAATATTTGGCTTGAAAATACCTCTCAGCAGATGGCTTTCAATCATTTAAGTTATAATACAACGGACAGAAATGTGCTTTCAATCAAAAAGAACGGAATTGAGCTTATCAATACTCCTGCTTCTTCAGCTGAGAAAAATAGAGAAAAACAGATTTTAAAAGTTAAACTTAATGAAGATAATAGTTTAACAGGCGTGGGAGAATTTGTTTACACAGGAAGTCAGTATGATTATAATGTAGGCTTTGCTAATTTATCTCCAAAAGAGAAAAATGAAGCGATAAAAAAACGGTTGGATGTTTTGAATTGCGAGAAAATAGAAATGAAAAATTTCGTTAACGATCGTGATAATGCTTTTGCAACCTACAATATTGATTTTAAAGCTAATAATTATTCTAAAAATGCAGGAAGTAGTGTAATATTCAGAGCTGTACCGATATTTACAAACAGTATTTACAAAACAGAAGAAAACAGGGAACTGCCTTTTGAGATCGGACAATCTTTCGAAGATGAATTTGAAATTAATTTTACCATTCCAAACAGCTTCAAAATAGACGAAGTTCCTAATGATGTAAACCTTATTTCAGAGTTTGGGACTTACAAATTAAGCTTTATAAAAAACGGATCTGAGCTGAAAGTAAGCAGAAAAATCCGTGTCAATAAAGGTGTTTTTCCGAAAGAAAAATACAACGATTATATCAATTTTAGAAAAAAAACGATAAGCAACGATAACTCAAAAATTCTAATTACTAAGATCTAA
- the gyrB gene encoding DNA topoisomerase (ATP-hydrolyzing) subunit B, translating into MSQKQYTASSIQALEGMEHVRLRPSMYIGDVGVRGLHHLVYEVVDNSIDEALAGYCDTIKVTIHDGESISVKDNGRGIPVDFHEKEQKSALEVVMTKIGAGGKFDKDSYKVSGGLHGVGVSCVNALSTLLVATVSLNGKLYQQKYSEGKALADVAEIGTTEERGTEVFFQPDATIFQETVYNYDTLATRLRELAFLNKGITITLIDEREPNEDGSFPEEIFHSEGGLKEFVEYIDGNRESIMEHVIFMEAERDDIPVEVAMRYNTSFSENLHSYVNNINTHEGGTHLAGFRRALTRTLKKYADDLGIPAKEKVEITGDDFREGLTAVISVKVMEPQFEGQTKTKLGNSEVSGAVDKIVGEMLSNFLEENPNEAKIIVQKVVLAAKARQAAKKAREMVQRKSPMGGSGLPGKLSDCSSKDPAESELFLVEGDSAGGTAKQGRDRHFQAILPLRGKILNVEKSMLHKVYDNEEIKNIYTALGVSVGTEEDSKALNMAKLRYHKVVIMTDADIDGSHISTLILTFFFRFMKELIENGYIYIAQPPLYLLKRGNKKVYAYNEKEREEFTLEMSPDGKGVEVQRYKGLGEMNPEQLWETTLNPEHRILKQVTIDNAVEADSVFSMLMGDEVPPRREFIEKNAKYAKIDV; encoded by the coding sequence ATGAGTCAAAAACAATATACAGCTAGCAGTATCCAAGCCTTAGAAGGGATGGAACACGTTCGACTAAGACCCTCTATGTACATTGGTGATGTAGGAGTAAGAGGTCTTCATCATTTGGTTTATGAAGTAGTAGATAACTCTATTGATGAGGCTTTAGCAGGATACTGTGATACTATTAAGGTAACAATTCATGACGGAGAAAGTATCTCTGTAAAAGATAATGGGAGAGGTATTCCTGTAGATTTCCACGAAAAGGAACAAAAATCTGCTCTGGAGGTTGTAATGACCAAAATTGGAGCAGGAGGAAAATTTGATAAAGATTCTTACAAAGTTTCCGGAGGTCTTCACGGAGTTGGGGTTTCTTGTGTAAATGCACTTTCAACTTTATTGGTTGCTACAGTAAGTCTTAACGGTAAATTGTATCAACAAAAATATTCAGAAGGTAAAGCATTGGCGGATGTTGCTGAGATAGGAACTACCGAGGAAAGAGGAACCGAAGTTTTCTTCCAGCCGGATGCTACGATTTTCCAGGAAACTGTTTACAATTATGATACTCTTGCAACGAGATTGAGAGAATTGGCTTTCCTTAATAAAGGAATCACGATCACTCTTATCGATGAAAGAGAACCAAACGAAGACGGATCTTTCCCTGAGGAAATTTTCCATTCTGAAGGTGGATTAAAAGAATTTGTAGAATATATCGATGGAAACCGTGAGTCAATTATGGAACACGTAATTTTCATGGAAGCAGAAAGAGATGATATTCCTGTTGAGGTGGCGATGCGTTATAACACGTCATTCAGCGAAAACCTTCACTCTTATGTAAACAATATCAATACGCATGAAGGAGGTACTCACTTAGCAGGTTTCAGACGTGCTTTGACGAGAACTTTGAAGAAATATGCTGATGATTTGGGGATTCCAGCTAAAGAAAAAGTAGAAATTACAGGTGATGACTTCCGTGAAGGATTAACAGCCGTGATTTCTGTAAAAGTAATGGAACCTCAGTTTGAAGGACAGACCAAAACTAAATTAGGTAACTCTGAAGTTTCCGGTGCAGTTGATAAAATTGTAGGGGAAATGCTTTCAAACTTCTTGGAAGAAAATCCTAATGAAGCAAAAATCATCGTTCAGAAAGTTGTTTTAGCGGCAAAAGCTAGACAGGCAGCGAAGAAAGCTCGTGAAATGGTTCAGAGAAAATCGCCAATGGGAGGTTCTGGACTTCCGGGAAAATTATCCGACTGTTCATCTAAAGATCCGGCAGAATCTGAACTATTCCTAGTGGAGGGAGATTCAGCAGGTGGAACTGCGAAACAAGGTAGAGACAGACATTTTCAGGCTATTTTACCTTTGAGAGGTAAAATTTTGAACGTAGAGAAATCTATGCTTCATAAAGTTTATGATAACGAAGAGATCAAGAATATTTACACAGCTCTTGGAGTTTCTGTAGGAACTGAAGAAGACAGTAAAGCCTTGAATATGGCTAAATTAAGATACCATAAAGTTGTGATCATGACCGATGCCGATATTGACGGTTCTCACATTTCTACGTTGATTCTTACATTCTTCTTTAGATTTATGAAAGAATTGATCGAGAATGGATATATCTATATTGCTCAACCTCCTTTATATTTACTAAAAAGAGGAAACAAAAAAGTATATGCTTATAACGAAAAAGAACGTGAAGAGTTTACTTTAGAAATGTCTCCGGATGGTAAAGGTGTTGAAGTTCAACGTTATAAAGGTCTTGGAGAGATGAATCCTGAACAGCTTTGGGAAACAACGCTAAACCCTGAACACAGAATCTTGAAGCAGGTTACAATTGATAATGCTGTTGAAGCAGACAGTGTTTTCTCAATGTTGATGGGAGACGAGGTTCCGCCAAGAAGAGAATTCATCGAAAAGAATGCAAAATATGCTAAGATTGATGTTTAA
- a CDS encoding cytochrome ubiquinol oxidase subunit I, whose translation MDDFLAARAQMAISLGFHIVFACVGMVMPFLMAFAHWKYLKTNNEIYKGLTKAWSKGVAILFATGAVSGTMLSFELGLLWPGFMKHAGPIFGMPFSLEGTAFFIEAIAIGFFLYGWDKFNKWFHWFCGFLVGLSGLASGILVVAANAWMNSPSGFDYINGQYVNIDPIKAMFNDAWFPQALHMTVAAFCATGFVVAGVHAYLIMKKKNVEFHTKAFKIAAAFALVGAFGAPLTGDVAAKSVAERQPIKLAAMEAHFETEKGAAFVLGGIPDEEKGEVKYALKIPKVLSFLVSNNFNSEVKGLNDFPRDEWPPISVVHYAFQIMIFFGVVMICIGAVYLYAVFFKKEWLTKNWLLKTFFFATPFGYIALEAGWTVTEVGRQPWIIYGIMRTVDAVTPMPGIQYSFYFFTAIFVSLSLIIIFLLRRQIQMVPKLYDPTDVQFNDKNMKS comes from the coding sequence ATGGACGATTTTCTTGCAGCTCGTGCACAAATGGCCATATCCTTAGGTTTTCATATTGTTTTTGCCTGTGTCGGTATGGTTATGCCTTTTTTAATGGCTTTTGCCCACTGGAAATACTTAAAAACCAATAATGAAATCTATAAAGGTCTTACAAAAGCCTGGAGCAAAGGAGTTGCTATCTTATTTGCCACCGGAGCTGTTTCCGGAACAATGCTTTCCTTTGAATTGGGGCTTCTTTGGCCCGGATTTATGAAACATGCCGGCCCTATTTTCGGAATGCCATTCTCTTTGGAAGGAACCGCCTTTTTTATTGAAGCCATTGCCATTGGCTTTTTCCTGTATGGATGGGATAAATTTAATAAATGGTTCCACTGGTTTTGCGGATTTTTAGTTGGTTTAAGCGGTTTAGCGTCAGGAATTTTGGTTGTTGCAGCTAATGCCTGGATGAATTCTCCGTCCGGATTTGATTATATTAATGGACAATACGTCAATATAGATCCTATAAAAGCGATGTTTAATGATGCCTGGTTTCCGCAGGCTTTACATATGACGGTTGCAGCATTTTGTGCGACAGGATTTGTAGTCGCGGGAGTTCATGCTTATTTAATAATGAAAAAGAAAAATGTAGAATTCCATACCAAGGCATTTAAAATTGCGGCTGCATTTGCATTAGTTGGTGCTTTTGGCGCTCCGTTGACAGGAGATGTTGCTGCGAAATCTGTTGCGGAAAGACAACCTATTAAATTAGCAGCAATGGAAGCCCATTTTGAAACTGAAAAAGGCGCTGCTTTTGTTTTGGGAGGAATTCCTGATGAAGAAAAAGGTGAAGTAAAGTATGCTTTAAAAATTCCAAAAGTATTGAGTTTTTTGGTAAGTAACAATTTTAATTCTGAAGTAAAAGGTCTGAATGATTTTCCAAGAGATGAATGGCCTCCGATTTCTGTTGTTCATTATGCTTTCCAGATCATGATATTTTTTGGAGTTGTGATGATATGTATAGGAGCTGTTTATTTGTATGCTGTTTTCTTTAAAAAGGAATGGCTTACGAAAAATTGGTTGTTAAAAACATTTTTCTTTGCCACACCTTTCGGATATATTGCATTAGAAGCAGGCTGGACGGTAACTGAAGTTGGCCGACAACCCTGGATTATCTACGGAATCATGAGAACGGTTGATGCTGTGACTCCGATGCCGGGAATTCAGTATTCTTTTTACTTCTTTACGGCAATTTTTGTGTCTTTATCATTAATTATAATTTTCCTTTTGAGAAGACAGATACAGATGGTTCCGAAATTATATGACCCAACCGACGTTCAGTTTAACGATAAAAATATGAAATCATGA
- a CDS encoding cytochrome d ubiquinol oxidase subunit II, with protein sequence MIYVVIGFLWLSICLYVILGGADFGAGIVELFTKKRARDKTKEIMYESIAPVWEANHMWLIIAIVILFVGFPEIYTTMSIYLHIPLVLMLLGIIARGTAFTFRHYDAVKDNWQVLYTQIFYYASLLTPFFLGLIAAATVSGSINPDATTFLDLYIFSWLNWFGVAVGLFTVSLCAYLASIFSLRETIDRLELGLMIKKSKQTMIFVVATGGLVFLTAYLSDIPLVKWVFSKTLGITSIFFATVALGLILKAMKNRKLLPVRALAGFQIIMILVAATYQHNPNIILLGNGQYLSLLQHVAAPKTISALGWALMLGSLFILPFLFYLMASFSKLRK encoded by the coding sequence ATGATCTATGTAGTAATAGGCTTTCTCTGGCTATCCATTTGCTTGTATGTGATTTTGGGAGGTGCCGATTTTGGAGCCGGAATTGTTGAGCTTTTCACAAAAAAAAGAGCCCGTGACAAAACCAAAGAAATCATGTATGAATCAATTGCGCCTGTTTGGGAAGCCAATCACATGTGGCTCATTATCGCGATTGTGATCCTTTTTGTAGGCTTTCCTGAGATTTACACAACAATGTCAATTTATCTTCATATTCCTTTGGTTTTAATGCTTTTAGGGATTATTGCAAGAGGTACAGCATTCACTTTTAGACATTATGATGCTGTGAAGGATAATTGGCAGGTTTTATACACTCAAATCTTCTATTATGCAAGCCTTTTAACTCCTTTTTTCTTGGGATTAATTGCTGCTGCAACGGTTTCCGGATCTATCAATCCTGATGCAACTACATTTTTAGATCTGTATATTTTCAGCTGGCTGAATTGGTTCGGAGTAGCAGTTGGCTTATTTACCGTTTCACTTTGTGCTTATCTGGCGTCTATCTTTTCTTTGAGAGAAACCATCGATAGATTGGAATTAGGCTTAATGATCAAAAAATCAAAACAAACGATGATCTTCGTAGTAGCTACGGGAGGATTGGTATTTTTAACGGCTTACCTTTCAGATATTCCTTTGGTGAAATGGGTTTTCTCAAAAACGTTAGGAATTACATCTATCTTTTTTGCTACTGTTGCTTTAGGTTTGATCTTAAAAGCGATGAAAAACAGGAAATTACTTCCGGTAAGAGCGTTGGCAGGGTTTCAAATCATTATGATCTTGGTTGCTGCAACTTATCAGCATAATCCGAATATCATTTTATTAGGAAACGGACAATATCTTTCTCTATTACAACATGTGGCTGCACCGAAAACAATTTCAGCATTGGGTTGGGCTTTGATGCTTGGCTCTCTGTTTATTCTGCCGTTTTTGTTTTATCTGATGGCTTCGTTTAGTAAGCTTAGAAAATAA
- a CDS encoding OmpA family protein, with protein MKLILFCLLIFSSIGINAQMLTSVYFVHNSSELNDESKKKLDSLAQLKTNLTFRVFGNCDPSGSVGYNKVLSEKRANTVSKYLQEKIGNNINLKSTVGLGDEKQINDNSTEELRGKNRRVDLFIEKGQEISQKEFPSFLNTNISEMKVKETFSLPNVNFIGNRHVWLPNGNESIKQLLKIMKENPTLEIELQGHICCDYENFDGKDIDLGTFNLSWTRANAIKEFLQMQGIDSSRIKAVGLGHLNPLIYPERTENDRIKNRRVEVVLLKK; from the coding sequence ATGAAACTCATTCTATTTTGCCTTCTGATTTTCTCTTCCATCGGGATTAATGCGCAAATGCTTACATCAGTTTATTTTGTGCATAACAGTTCTGAACTTAATGATGAATCTAAAAAGAAATTGGATAGTCTGGCTCAATTAAAAACTAATCTCACATTCAGAGTTTTTGGAAATTGCGATCCTTCAGGAAGTGTTGGATATAACAAGGTTTTATCTGAAAAAAGAGCAAATACGGTCAGTAAATATTTACAGGAAAAAATCGGAAATAATATCAATTTGAAAAGTACTGTTGGTTTAGGTGATGAAAAACAAATTAACGATAACAGTACAGAAGAATTACGCGGAAAAAACAGAAGAGTAGATCTATTTATTGAAAAGGGACAAGAAATTTCACAGAAAGAATTTCCTAGTTTTTTGAATACAAACATTTCAGAAATGAAAGTGAAAGAAACATTTTCGCTGCCCAATGTTAATTTTATTGGAAACCGTCATGTCTGGCTTCCAAACGGTAACGAAAGTATTAAGCAGCTCCTCAAAATAATGAAAGAAAATCCGACATTAGAGATTGAATTACAAGGTCATATTTGCTGTGATTACGAAAATTTTGATGGTAAAGATATCGATTTGGGAACCTTTAATCTTTCCTGGACGAGAGCTAATGCAATTAAGGAATTTCTACAAATGCAAGGAATTGATTCAAGCCGAATAAAAGCTGTTGGGTTAGGTCATCTTAATCCTTTAATTTACCCTGAGCGTACGGAAAATGATCGTATTAAAAATAGGAGAGTGGAAGTGGTTTTACTTAAGAAATAG